One Deltaproteobacteria bacterium genomic region harbors:
- a CDS encoding response regulator — protein MTREVHPRILIVEDEKDIVQVLEYALRQAGFDTVSARDGAEAFARVREKTPDAVILDLMLPDLSGTEICRQLKSTARTAAVPVIMLTARSDEVDRVVGFELGADDYITKPFSVREVVLRVKAVLRRGTPGETPPRAEVGPVRLDTEAHRVFVDGEEVELTALEFRLLETFMARIGRVQTREQLLHDVWEMTGELQTRTVDTHVKRLREKLGSGRDLIETVRGLGYRMSDPAER, from the coding sequence ATGACGCGCGAAGTGCACCCGCGCATCCTCATTGTCGAGGACGAGAAAGACATCGTCCAGGTGCTGGAGTACGCCTTGCGCCAGGCCGGGTTCGACACCGTTTCTGCCCGCGACGGCGCGGAAGCGTTCGCGCGGGTCCGAGAGAAGACACCGGACGCGGTGATCCTCGATCTGATGCTGCCGGATCTTTCCGGCACCGAGATCTGCCGCCAGCTGAAGAGCACCGCCCGCACCGCCGCCGTGCCGGTCATCATGCTCACCGCGCGCAGCGACGAAGTGGATCGCGTGGTGGGCTTCGAGCTGGGCGCGGACGACTACATCACCAAGCCCTTTTCGGTGCGCGAGGTCGTGCTCCGCGTCAAGGCCGTCCTCCGGCGCGGGACGCCCGGGGAAACGCCGCCGCGGGCCGAAGTGGGCCCGGTGCGTCTCGATACCGAGGCGCACCGCGTGTTCGTCGACGGCGAGGAAGTGGAGCTCACCGCCCTCGAGTTCCGGCTGCTGGAGACGTTCATGGCGCGCATCGGTCGGGTACAGACGCGCGAGCAGCTGCTGCACGACGTCTGGGAGATGACGGGGGAGCTGCAGACGCGAACGGTGGATACGCACGTCAAGCGGCTGCGCGAAAAGCTGGGCAGCGGCCGCGATCTGATCGAGACGGTGCGCGGGCTGGGTTATCGGATGTCCGATCCCGCGGAGAGGTAG
- a CDS encoding inorganic phosphate transporter codes for MMLSIVILLVTLALIFDFINGFHDAANSIATVVSTRVLSPAIAVVWAAFFNFIAAFGGGVKVANTMGKGVIQFEMLKAQGTAMVLTVIFASLIGAILWNLLTWWWGLPSSSSHALAGGLIGGTLPALGLRGLVADGIAKIALFIVLSPVLGLVLGSFMMVLTTWIVRRRVPLQVDRWFRRLQLLSSGIFSYSHGTNDAQKTMGIIAVVLYGTIWSDRPFGVPFWVILICHAAIGLGTAFGGWRIVRTMGHNLTKLQPIGGFSAETGGGVTILAISRLGIPVSTTHTITGAIVGVGATKGTRAVRWGVAGRILWAWILTIPAAAAVAAAVFVATESILALF; via the coding sequence CTGATGCTCTCCATCGTGATCCTGCTGGTCACGCTGGCGCTCATCTTCGACTTCATCAACGGTTTCCACGACGCCGCGAATTCCATCGCCACCGTCGTATCGACCCGCGTCCTCTCGCCGGCCATCGCTGTGGTCTGGGCGGCCTTCTTCAACTTCATCGCCGCGTTCGGCGGGGGCGTAAAGGTCGCGAATACGATGGGCAAGGGCGTCATCCAGTTCGAGATGCTCAAGGCGCAGGGAACGGCGATGGTGCTGACCGTGATCTTCGCCTCGCTGATCGGCGCCATCCTCTGGAACCTGCTCACCTGGTGGTGGGGACTGCCGTCCTCCTCTTCTCACGCCTTGGCCGGCGGGCTGATCGGTGGGACCCTCCCCGCGCTGGGCCTGCGCGGGCTCGTCGCCGACGGCATCGCCAAGATCGCGCTCTTCATCGTGCTCTCCCCCGTGCTCGGGTTGGTGCTGGGCAGCTTCATGATGGTGCTGACCACCTGGATCGTCCGCCGGCGCGTGCCGCTGCAGGTCGATCGGTGGTTTCGCAGGCTGCAGTTGCTGTCCTCCGGAATCTTCTCCTACAGCCACGGCACCAACGACGCGCAGAAGACGATGGGCATCATCGCCGTGGTCCTCTACGGCACCATCTGGAGCGATCGCCCTTTCGGCGTCCCCTTCTGGGTCATCCTCATCTGCCATGCGGCCATCGGCCTCGGCACCGCCTTCGGCGGCTGGCGCATCGTGCGGACCATGGGGCACAACCTGACCAAGCTGCAGCCCATCGGCGGCTTCTCCGCCGAGACAGGCGGCGGCGTCACCATCCTCGCCATCTCCAGGCTGGGCATCCCGGTGAGTACCACGCACACCATCACGGGCGCGATCGTCGGCGTGGGGGCCACCAAGGGAACGCGGGCGGTGCGCTGGGGCGTCGCGGGACGGATCCTCTGGGCGTGGATCCTGACGATTCCCGCGGCGGCGGCAGTCGCCGCCGCGGTCTTCGTCGCGACCGAGTCGATCCTCGCGCTGTTCTAG
- the greB gene encoding transcription elongation factor GreB: MKKYITRAGFEKLREELRRLLYDDRPRVTQEVTVAAAHGDRSENYEYKLGKKKLREIDARIYRLQKQLESYEVVDPATRPKTDRVFFGATVTVEDEDGGRTTYQIVGGEELDDGLGPGRISYEAPLGRALLGRRKGDSVTVRRPAGEVELTIVKVEWK; encoded by the coding sequence GTGAAGAAGTACATCACGCGAGCGGGCTTCGAGAAGCTGCGCGAAGAGCTCCGCCGCCTGCTCTATGACGATCGGCCGCGGGTCACCCAGGAAGTCACGGTGGCCGCCGCGCACGGCGATCGCAGCGAGAACTACGAATACAAGCTGGGCAAGAAGAAGCTGCGCGAGATCGACGCGCGCATCTACCGCCTGCAGAAGCAGCTCGAATCGTACGAGGTCGTCGATCCCGCCACGCGGCCGAAGACGGACCGCGTCTTCTTCGGGGCGACGGTCACCGTGGAGGACGAAGACGGCGGCAGGACGACCTATCAGATCGTCGGCGGAGAGGAGCTCGACGACGGGCTCGGCCCGGGACGGATCAGCTACGAGGCTCCGCTCGGGCGCGCACTTTTGGGCAGGCGCAAAGGCGACAGCGTCACTGTCCGCCGGCCTGCCGGCGAGGTCGAGCTGACGATCGTGAAGGTCGAATGGAAGTGA
- a CDS encoding two-component sensor histidine kinase — translation MALFGRKLTLAEAVDRIRAELRAGTLPGDVIEELRRRDQPVVSGGREPPGLQEMLEAVPGAAALLEVGGRMVARNAGMTRLLGRAATVLEATRSSELQDVCARGLAGWPQRRELTLPALDLQVEAHVAPLTHARALLVLRDLTAERRADRVRRDFIANASHELRTPVTAIRAAAETLLDGGLELPDQAREFVRMISRHAARLSRLTDDLLDLSRLETGDWKPQTGPVQLAPLSDAVLELFRDAAGEKEIVLSADVPERLRANADRRALEQILVNLLDNAVKFTPKGGHVTLLGDGLGPAVMLSVVDTGPGIEPEHQPRIFERFYRADAGRSRELGGTGLGLAIVKHLAHAMGGEVGLESSANGSRFWLRLPSG, via the coding sequence ATGGCGCTCTTCGGACGCAAGCTGACGCTCGCAGAAGCCGTGGACCGGATCCGCGCCGAGCTGCGCGCGGGAACGCTTCCCGGCGACGTGATCGAAGAGCTGAGGCGGCGCGACCAACCGGTCGTGTCCGGCGGCCGCGAGCCACCCGGGTTGCAGGAGATGCTGGAGGCGGTGCCGGGCGCGGCGGCGCTGCTGGAGGTGGGCGGGCGGATGGTGGCGAGGAACGCTGGAATGACCCGCCTTCTGGGACGGGCCGCGACCGTCCTGGAGGCGACGCGCAGCTCCGAGCTGCAGGATGTCTGCGCTCGCGGGCTCGCCGGGTGGCCCCAGCGACGCGAGCTGACGCTGCCGGCGCTCGACCTGCAGGTGGAAGCCCACGTGGCGCCGCTCACGCACGCGCGGGCGCTGCTGGTGCTGCGCGATCTCACCGCCGAACGCCGCGCCGACCGCGTGCGCCGCGACTTCATCGCCAACGCATCTCACGAGCTGCGCACTCCCGTGACGGCCATCCGGGCTGCCGCGGAGACGCTGCTCGACGGGGGGCTCGAGCTGCCCGACCAGGCGCGCGAGTTCGTCCGCATGATCTCCCGGCACGCGGCACGGTTGTCGAGGCTGACCGACGACCTGCTCGATCTCTCGCGGCTGGAAACCGGTGACTGGAAGCCGCAGACCGGACCGGTCCAGCTCGCGCCTCTTTCCGATGCCGTGCTCGAGCTGTTCCGCGACGCCGCCGGGGAGAAGGAAATCGTCCTTTCGGCGGATGTCCCGGAGCGCCTGCGCGCGAACGCCGACCGGCGCGCCCTGGAGCAGATCCTCGTCAATCTGCTCGACAACGCCGTGAAGTTCACGCCGAAAGGCGGGCACGTGACGCTACTCGGCGACGGCCTCGGACCCGCGGTGATGCTCTCCGTTGTCGACACCGGCCCGGGCATCGAGCCGGAGCACCAGCCGCGCATCTTCGAGCGCTTCTATCGCGCCGATGCCGGACGGTCGCGCGAGCTGGGAGGGACCGGTCTGGGGCTCGCCATCGTCAAGCACCTGGCCCACGCCATGGGCGGCGAGGTGGGGCTTGAAAGCTCCGCGAACGGATCCCGCTTCTGGCTGCGGCTGCCGAGCGGCTGA
- a CDS encoding DUF47 family protein, whose translation MLEKLMPKSDEFFDDFDAQAEATVRGARLLLALFEDFTDIERKVAEIKEVEHEGDNIAHRAFERLHRQFITPFDRAEIHRLLARIDDVLDLTDATAEKLLQAAKDLARILLPCTEKLQETVRLLREIKNPAQILAACRAIKTFEGDADALGRAAIAALFKSGADALSIMKWKEIYDLMETATDRCEDVANVIEGVVLEHA comes from the coding sequence ATGCTCGAAAAATTGATGCCGAAGTCGGACGAGTTCTTCGACGACTTCGACGCCCAGGCCGAGGCGACCGTCCGCGGTGCCCGACTGCTCCTGGCCCTGTTCGAGGACTTCACCGACATCGAGCGAAAGGTCGCCGAGATCAAGGAGGTGGAGCACGAGGGCGACAACATCGCCCACCGCGCCTTCGAGCGGCTCCACCGGCAATTCATCACCCCCTTCGACCGGGCAGAGATCCACCGGCTGCTCGCGCGCATCGACGACGTTCTCGATCTCACCGACGCCACGGCGGAGAAGCTGCTGCAGGCCGCGAAGGACCTGGCGCGCATCCTGCTTCCGTGCACCGAGAAGCTGCAGGAGACGGTGCGGCTGCTGCGGGAGATCAAGAACCCCGCCCAGATCCTCGCCGCCTGCCGTGCCATCAAGACCTTCGAGGGCGACGCGGACGCGCTCGGACGGGCCGCCATCGCCGCGCTCTTCAAGAGCGGCGCCGACGCGCTTTCGATCATGAAGTGGAAGGAGATCTACGACCTGATGGAGACGGCCACGGACCGGTGCGAGGACGTGGCCAACGTCATCGAGGGCGTGGTGCTGGAGCACGCCTGA
- a CDS encoding Gfo/Idh/MocA family oxidoreductase, producing MARKTGREKGSRQVGYAVIGLGHIAQAAVLPAFAHAKNSKLVALVSGDAEKRAKLARKYRCDAYDVRALDDVLDRPDVDAVYIAEPNDKHVDFAVRCAKEGVHVLCEKPLAVSEEECRRMIDACKEAGVKLMTAYRLHFEESNLEAVRLIEQGRIGEPRFFTSAFAYQVRPGNIRTSADRGGGAIWDLGTYCINAARYLFRADPIEVFALRMDRRDDDRFAEVHEGMAVLLKFPGGRVAQFTVSFGSYEQDHYRLVGTKGHVELHDGYEYSGPRELRLSVGGKERVRKFKPADQFAPELLAFSKAILDDTPVEPDGEEGLRDVRIIVAALKSARENRPLTLSWPPRARRPEPSDRIYRPPVREPHLVGVEAPTRE from the coding sequence GTCGGTTACGCGGTGATCGGGCTGGGGCACATCGCGCAGGCCGCCGTGCTGCCTGCGTTCGCTCATGCGAAGAACTCGAAGCTGGTCGCGCTGGTTTCCGGCGACGCGGAAAAGCGGGCGAAGCTGGCGCGCAAGTACCGCTGCGATGCCTACGACGTCCGGGCTTTGGACGACGTGCTGGACCGGCCCGACGTGGACGCCGTCTACATCGCGGAGCCCAACGACAAGCACGTGGACTTCGCGGTGCGCTGCGCGAAGGAAGGCGTGCACGTCCTCTGCGAGAAGCCGCTGGCGGTCAGCGAGGAGGAGTGCCGGCGCATGATCGACGCCTGCAAGGAAGCAGGCGTGAAGCTGATGACCGCGTACCGTCTGCACTTCGAGGAGTCGAACCTCGAGGCGGTCCGGCTGATCGAGCAAGGCCGGATCGGCGAACCGCGGTTCTTCACCAGCGCGTTCGCTTACCAGGTGCGGCCGGGAAACATCCGCACCTCGGCGGATCGCGGCGGCGGCGCCATCTGGGACCTGGGTACGTATTGCATCAATGCCGCGCGCTACCTGTTCCGGGCCGACCCGATCGAGGTCTTCGCCTTGCGGATGGACCGGCGCGACGACGACAGATTCGCGGAAGTCCACGAAGGCATGGCGGTGCTGCTCAAGTTTCCCGGCGGGCGCGTTGCCCAGTTCACCGTCAGTTTCGGTTCGTACGAGCAGGACCACTACCGGCTGGTCGGCACCAAAGGACACGTCGAGCTGCACGACGGCTACGAGTACTCGGGACCGCGCGAGCTGCGCCTCTCGGTGGGCGGCAAGGAGCGCGTGCGGAAGTTCAAGCCCGCCGACCAGTTCGCTCCGGAGCTGCTCGCGTTCTCCAAGGCGATCCTGGACGACACGCCGGTGGAGCCGGACGGCGAGGAAGGCCTGCGCGACGTCCGCATCATCGTCGCGGCGCTGAAGAGCGCGCGCGAGAACCGGCCGCTCACGCTCTCCTGGCCGCCGCGGGCGCGGCGGCCGGAGCCTTCCGACCGCATCTATCGGCCGCCCGTGCGGGAACCTCACCTGGTCGGAGTGGAGGCGCCGACGCGGGAGTGA
- a CDS encoding DUF3015 domain-containing protein codes for MRRARWVLVAFVLSAGVAYADAENPAATGKSTYGLAGCGLGSMVFGDQKGMIQILAATTNNTFGTQTFGITSGTSNCVESAGTQGAMTFIEGNREALAKDAARGSGETITTLSAMAGCKDAKAVGVTLQKRFAQLFPGEKTPVQQVSKNVIKELRSDSSLGCRKIG; via the coding sequence ATGCGTCGAGCACGGTGGGTACTGGTTGCTTTCGTCCTGAGCGCAGGGGTTGCGTACGCGGACGCAGAGAATCCGGCTGCGACCGGAAAGTCGACGTACGGATTGGCTGGCTGTGGGCTCGGCTCGATGGTCTTCGGTGATCAGAAGGGGATGATCCAGATCCTGGCCGCGACCACGAACAACACGTTCGGGACTCAGACCTTCGGGATCACTTCCGGCACGTCGAACTGCGTAGAGTCGGCTGGTACGCAAGGAGCCATGACCTTCATTGAGGGCAACCGCGAGGCGCTGGCGAAGGACGCCGCGCGTGGCAGCGGTGAGACCATCACCACGTTGAGCGCGATGGCCGGCTGCAAGGATGCGAAGGCCGTCGGCGTCACCCTGCAGAAGCGCTTCGCACAGCTCTTCCCCGGCGAGAAGACCCCCGTCCAGCAGGTCTCGAAGAACGTGATCAAGGAGCTGCGCTCGGACAGTTCGCTCGGGTGCCGGAAGATCGGTTAG
- a CDS encoding DUF4105 domain-containing protein: MRPAHAVLLALTVSAPGFALAGEGVEPDPTYLPELLTAARNRSLSEERSWLRLGHWRKRLLGGWQSEADGPGLFLSSQGKRDPAAELEATLTGFFAPGDGAPEGAKLANPSLEHPQCRFPARFAWLATALRIDFSRLPPRSCPRFDAFWRRVSARSVALVFSSYYLNNPASAFGHTFLRLGKEEVASSGERLDLIDQAVDFAAVTDTSNAIVYAFDGLFGLFRGEFSARPYFYKVREYADYESRDLWEYELSLDQRQVAMLVGHLWELGQTWFDYYYVTENCSYHVLGALEAADSDLELLSHLGPATLPADSVKALFANPGLVRAVRFRASGRTQLGARTAGLTGADLDAVERLSEGGDSAALDAMSTDERVRVIDAAVDLVDVRHGRDIVTGADPAADLLRQRLLERRSAIGVPSQPLVIPPPSAGGPERGHGSMRLGLGAITSREDGSSLLAEGRLALHDLADPPAGFSPRTQIEFFKLRVSVADRRRVLRLEEASLVEVTSLNPIDRFERRVSWKMRVGATRVVDGGCDACVAGILAVGGGPGLVSSGGALSAALTADAELLAAPDLHGLSDSGMRAGVGPGLLLRLLGGERAALVGTGSWRWLPLASPSTSYELGMEARVHIGPVSVAARWRKAPRAEEVGLVLLMYRD; the protein is encoded by the coding sequence ATGCGCCCGGCCCACGCCGTCCTCCTCGCCCTCACTGTTTCCGCGCCCGGGTTCGCCCTTGCCGGAGAAGGCGTCGAGCCCGATCCCACGTATCTGCCCGAGCTGCTGACCGCGGCCCGGAACAGGTCGCTATCAGAAGAACGCTCATGGCTCCGCCTCGGGCACTGGCGCAAACGGCTCCTCGGCGGCTGGCAGAGCGAAGCGGATGGGCCTGGCCTGTTTCTTTCGTCCCAGGGAAAACGCGATCCCGCGGCGGAGCTCGAGGCGACGCTTACCGGGTTCTTCGCTCCAGGAGATGGCGCGCCCGAAGGTGCGAAGCTCGCCAATCCATCGCTCGAGCATCCTCAGTGCCGCTTTCCGGCACGATTCGCCTGGCTCGCAACCGCCCTCCGCATCGATTTCTCGCGGCTGCCGCCGCGATCTTGCCCGCGGTTCGACGCCTTCTGGAGAAGGGTCAGCGCCAGATCCGTGGCCCTGGTCTTCTCCTCCTACTACCTCAACAATCCCGCTTCCGCGTTCGGCCACACCTTCCTGCGCCTCGGCAAGGAGGAAGTGGCAAGCAGCGGCGAGCGCCTCGACCTCATCGACCAGGCGGTCGACTTCGCGGCGGTCACCGATACCTCGAACGCCATCGTGTATGCGTTCGACGGCCTCTTCGGGCTCTTCCGGGGTGAGTTCAGCGCGCGGCCCTACTTCTACAAGGTGCGCGAGTACGCGGACTATGAGTCGCGCGACTTGTGGGAGTACGAGCTCTCTCTGGACCAGCGGCAGGTCGCCATGCTCGTCGGCCACCTCTGGGAGCTGGGGCAGACCTGGTTCGACTACTACTACGTCACCGAGAACTGCTCGTACCACGTTCTCGGCGCACTCGAGGCCGCTGATTCCGATCTCGAGCTCCTCTCGCACCTCGGGCCGGCGACGCTTCCTGCCGACAGCGTAAAAGCACTCTTTGCGAACCCTGGCCTGGTCCGGGCAGTCCGCTTCCGTGCCTCGGGACGGACGCAGCTCGGAGCCCGGACCGCAGGGCTCACCGGAGCCGATCTCGACGCCGTCGAGCGGCTCTCGGAAGGAGGAGATTCCGCAGCGCTCGATGCGATGTCCACCGACGAGCGCGTGCGAGTCATCGACGCCGCCGTCGACCTCGTGGACGTGCGTCACGGTCGCGACATCGTTACTGGCGCGGACCCGGCGGCCGATCTTCTGCGTCAGAGGCTCCTAGAGAGGCGAAGCGCGATCGGGGTGCCGAGCCAGCCTTTGGTCATTCCTCCACCGTCGGCCGGTGGGCCCGAACGGGGGCATGGCTCGATGCGACTCGGACTGGGCGCCATCACTTCTCGCGAGGATGGATCGTCTCTTCTGGCGGAAGGGCGCCTGGCCCTCCACGACCTGGCCGATCCGCCCGCCGGCTTCTCGCCGCGAACCCAGATCGAGTTCTTCAAGCTGCGAGTGAGCGTTGCGGACCGCCGGCGCGTTCTCCGGCTGGAGGAAGCTTCACTCGTCGAGGTGACGAGCCTGAACCCGATCGATCGCTTCGAGCGACGCGTTTCCTGGAAGATGCGCGTCGGCGCAACGCGTGTGGTCGACGGCGGGTGCGACGCGTGTGTCGCCGGTATCCTCGCCGTGGGCGGCGGACCTGGCCTCGTTTCATCCGGCGGCGCGCTCTCGGCGGCGCTCACGGCGGACGCCGAGCTGCTGGCTGCGCCGGACCTGCACGGGCTCTCCGACAGCGGAATGCGGGCCGGTGTCGGCCCGGGATTGCTGTTGCGCCTGCTAGGGGGCGAGCGGGCCGCGCTGGTCGGAACCGGAAGCTGGCGATGGCTGCCGCTCGCCTCACCCAGCACTTCCTACGAGCTGGGCATGGAAGCGAGGGTGCACATCGGGCCGGTGTCCGTGGCGGCACGCTGGCGCAAGGCACCTCGCGCGGAAGAGGTCGGCCTGGTTCTGCTCATGTATCGAGACTGA
- the apaG gene encoding Co2+/Mg2+ efflux protein ApaG yields the protein MSTAVTQGIRVTVKSRYLPEQSGPGRWAFAYTVRIENLGNVAAQLRSRHWIITDGNGKREEVKGDGVVGNQPVLRPGEKFEYTSGAVLQTPHGSMRGTYRMVTEDGRQFDAEIAAFPLTQPGSLN from the coding sequence GTGTCCACCGCCGTCACCCAGGGCATCCGGGTCACCGTGAAGAGCCGGTACTTGCCCGAGCAGTCGGGGCCCGGACGGTGGGCGTTCGCGTACACGGTGCGGATCGAGAACCTGGGCAACGTCGCCGCCCAGCTCCGCAGCCGCCACTGGATCATCACGGACGGGAATGGCAAGCGCGAGGAAGTGAAAGGCGACGGCGTGGTCGGCAACCAGCCGGTGCTGCGGCCCGGCGAGAAGTTCGAGTACACCAGCGGGGCGGTGCTGCAGACGCCGCACGGATCGATGCGCGGCACCTACCGGATGGTCACCGAGGACGGGCGACAGTTCGACGCCGAGATCGCCGCGTTCCCGCTTACGCAGCCTGGAAGCCTGAACTAG